The window aattcttagtCACTTCAAACTATTCTCTTtttatccttatttatttaatctttttaatcaTCTATTACTTtcaatctatttatttttaaattatatttcaataattttcttaaaataaattattaacaattaaaaataatcttttgtcaatttaaattattctttataaatttaaaaaataatgcatatatttaaaaacatttatttattatcaattttaaatataatataatatatatttaaaaatatgcatttatcataaagtttaactatataaaataacaaactaaaatattagttaatattctataaaaaaatgtcgTTTGGTGATATAGGAAGAATTGAAATGAATACAAACGGATTAGAAACTCTCTTTTTAATTGAGATGTTTCTGTACATTGCAAGgagaaaaattatcattttatattggAAAACAATATTTGGACACCCAGAATACTAAGTTACACCTAgtgagagaggaaaaaaaatatacatattataggTTTTATAAATCTACAAGCCAATAGGAAGAGACATATACACAGAAATAATAGGTGTAAGTTacgtgttttaaaaaaatggatgtGCAAATATCATTGTCCTTTGGTATTATGGACCATACATTTGTAAGAACAAAAGAGAAACAGGTAGTCATGGACTCATGGCACTTCCATTTTCATGAGCGTATTCACAATATCATTATCACCTTCAATCTACACCATATATATAAACATCCAAGTACGAAAAACAAGCACAAATGAACATAGTAGACTCTAGCACCAAGTGAAGAAGGGAACATAAATCATCAACATAactctttaattaaaattggtaTTTAGCCATCATTATATGAACTTCATTCATAATATAAGTacattgcataatttttttttactaatgttgGGTACTTAAGCAGTCACGTCCGAACAGCAGActcaatttttattaagaattgGCTGGCGCAAATTTCAGTGAAATGCTATTGACACAATGGCGTTCGTTAGTGGGCGTTGGAAATCCTTCTCCTTTAAAGACGTGACCTAGATGTCCCCCACAAGCAGCACACGTTATTTCTGTCCTCATCCCATCAGGGTCCGGCTGTtggtacatgacaatcttatcAAATTTGTATACACTATTTGATGCAACTTAAGATATGACAAAAACACAACCAGTGTCTTCAGATACTTGTCaaggatttaaaataaaattaaagtattaaatgaaaagtACGGCTTTTCCAACATATTGAACACACAAAAACATAGATGCAGTTCCTTAGGTACTAatctatataaataaataaataaataagttccTTAGGTACTAAATGGTACTATTCTCCCATCAAAATTGATGTTTCACCTCGATAATCCGTGTAATACAGAATTGCATTAAAAGCTAGCATATGTGaccaaaataaaactcaaaatttTGATTGGAGAACGGTATAAAAAATACCTAAGATACTGTATCTAAGTTTAATTCCTTAACAAGGGTTCTCAcagcaaaggaaaaaaaaaaaaaaaacaagacacCTTGTTAAAAGGACTATTAAGATAAAACTACGAAAAAGTGAACTTACATTGCGATTTATGGCTCCAGGAATCCCCTCATAGAAGGCTGGCCAGCCACAACCAGAATTGAATTTTGTTAAGGACCTGTAGAGAGGTGTCCCACAACCAGCACAGTTGTAAACTCCCTCATCAAAGAACTTGTCATACTCTCCTGTTCCAGGGAACCTGCATAATACCAAACCATTTTCATACAATAGAAACACAAATTCTTATCACGAATAAAACTATTTACCATCTTCAAACTAACTCTTGCCATAGATTTTGTTAATAAGAAAATCCAGAACCACCAAAAGTTCAGACCAGACTCAAAATTACTCCTACTTGTTAACTCCACACATCATTCTCTCGCATCAGTTTTTCTCTGAACATCTCTAATCATTCAAAGTAACAAGAATCACATATGAGGAATTAGCCACAGCAAATCTTGTGAGGTTGATTCACAATACAGGACCATAAGCATATAGACAACACACAGCTTTTCTCCACCGCAAGCCCACAAACTAACGACCACAGCACACTTGAGAGGAAATTACATAGTAGCCTTTGACCTGGCTGTATTACTATCTCAGTTAAGGGTGGTTAATGGTAGTTAAAAGTCAGTTACTCCTAGTTAAGTTTGTTAACTTGAGTTTTGTCCTATTTTCTGGGTATAAAAAGACAACAACTGTATCATGAAATCAGTTTAATGGAAAATTAATCACTTTCCACTCATCATTCTCTCTTTCGAGAAATACTCCAATTAGCTAGGACAACACATTTTACACATAGCTTTTAACTATTGTGATCATAAAAGCTAATGAGTAATGACCACAATCATGGTTTCTAAAAAATGGTGCACAATCGCAAGCCACATTTTTCTGCAATTTTTCCCAAAGATCATGACAACATGACCATGATGTAAAACCCTAACCACACTTTATGAAGGTTTTATTTGTTGTAGCCTTTAATACACGTCATTACTCGGCAAAATAGTTTACATGGTACATCAGTAAATGAATTTGTGAAATGAAACCTTCCCTTGAAATGACTAAGGTCCTGTTTGCATAAACTTCTGAGTAAAACACTTAGaaaataagaaactaaaatgagcTTCTCCATAACTACAATCAACTTATGCACCTTAGCTTTAGGAGAACTTAAACGAAAAGAGCTTCTATAAAAATTAGATACATAAGTTAATTAAAACTTTATGCAAAAAGCTCAATTCATTctagcttttttattttcttctcctgtaAGTGCTCACAAGTTACAAtcgcaaaagaaaagaaaaaactatttCCATGACTTAACTCAATTCTTTGAAATTGCATAGAGAGAAATTCCGGCAAAGGAAATCAAGAATCACAGAAACTTGACATCCCCAATTACCCACAACCAGCCCCGATTAATTAAAGCTTTGGCTAGATTTTGGAAGCTTAATTAATAACAAAGCAAAGAGAAGTAAGAATGTTACTCGGTGCCCTTTTGCCTGAGAATACGAAACTGTTCAGGGGAGAGAACTGCGCGCCACTCTTCCTCTGATTTGCGGAGCGAGCCAGCGGCGGCCATGGCCACAATCCCACCACGAAAGCCGCGCTTGGGTGAGGCGGTGAAGAAGGGGGTGGCAGAAACGAAAAGAGTGGTGGGAGTAACACACTTTGTGGGGGAAATGGAGGCGAAAGATGAACGAACAAGAGTTGAGAAAATGGGTTTGGATTTGGAGGAAGAGATAGGAGTGGAAATGGAAGTGCTTCTCAGAATACTCAATCCCATGGCGATGCTGCCCTGTATTGTGTTCACTGGTCACCCTCACCTTTTACATTATCACTCTTTaatttattcatctttttttacGTATATTGCTGCTTTCATTATCCcaattgggtttttttttttttactcacttAAATCCAGTCGATAAAAACGCGCCTCCTAAAATTACGTACGAGGGTGTATATTTCAAAGGTATATTAATATGTGTGTTTTGGatgatcaaaaaaatattatgtgtgtttggtataaaataaaataaaattttgctaACAAGTGTTTCATTTAACATATGTTAAAGAATTAGAAtgagtaaatatttattatacagGAGAATACAAAAACGTGTAATCTAATTTTTTgtgtaatacttttttttatataatgatcGTACTAAGgtctaaagataaaattttatgcaTATTATCCTAAATCCTCCACCATTAAGCGGTCCTTAGTGAttcacatatttatataatgttattatacaaattttaattttattttcttgataaaatatatattttatagtatttataattttaatattaaattaattttaaacactggtaactttttatttataaaacatccaaaaaaataaaaactactgCATTAACTTATTTAATATCACTgttaatatcatatatatatatatatatatatatatatatatatatatatatataaaataaaaaggtaaaaatgaaaaaatcttatcatatgtaaaaaaggataaaaataaaaaataaatattactttaaataaaaagtaaaaataaattataataaatgttaaaaaaataaatatataagattaaaaattaaaatataatattttaaaaaatattacttcaaatagtgtttaaaaatataaaaaactactaaaaataattatttaccacgcaatcaaacaaaatatttaactaataaaaaaaattaaaaattaattgaaatttaacaaggaggtgaaaatataaattttttaattaaaaaataattttaattacagtttaaaaatattacatcactcttttaacattatttaataagataaaaattaaagattttgataaatatatgattttattttttatgttttcagaaaatatttatgattaaccaaaaaaatttagtaatttttaaaaaatatgattcttagataatttttttccttataccAAACCTTCAAGGGAGTTAGAATTTTCCTAAAAAACTGTGTACCAAATTTATGTGATTGTTCAtaagtatttttcaaaatcaaataacaaagtgatatttttatgagaaactttaattatttactatatttaattatattaaatgatctaataataacaataatgtagTATTTTTTCATCCAAGTAAAACTTTTTTTCTAACTCAAAAAAGTTAAGATTTTCAGTCCTTTCCTATATGTACAATTTTTgtgtaaaatataattgttatatgaaaatgttatttaaaaacaaaaaaaaaaactaaacatgaGAAACAACTCAAACAAAAACAAGCATGTTCAAACTTTAGGATAatgaaacacttttttttttctccttcatatacattctttttattaattaaaatatattaaaaattataaaattaagagtgaatcattaaataaaatataaatttcattaaattttataatttaaaaaaaattcaattaataaaaaaagtattagaaGGTATGATTCAAACATTTCTTTTATGTTAAAACACCATTGGAGGATAATACACCTATAGATATGAATTATGAAATGAAAAAGACAATTTTTTGTTAAGTGTGAGTCTAATTAAAGAGAGGGGCCAGTTATCGTACGTGTTTGTTTTTAATCGGCACAATTTAGCCACGTGCCATCTTAGTACCCTACAGTCTTTCAGTTTCAGACCCTGAACTCTgaacattaagacaaacatgtAATCCAATCCAATCCAATTTCCAAACCCCAAAGGGCTGAAAAGTAAATTCACAACAGAGAAGGGGGCAAATTAGGTCCAGAATCGGATTTTAGTTTTCGCACGTGTGTCTGGTGGCCACCCCGATTTAGTCGCACGCCTAGTTCCTTTCTTCGTCTCGTCTCCCTCACATCGCACACGCTTTCGCTTTCTTTCTCTCACTGTTTCTCTGGTAACACAAATCCTTGTACatctcttcttcattttcttttccagAACACACCACACTCTCTCTCATTTAACttctccattttcttttcttccgttatTTCATTTCACCGATTCGTAGTTACTTCGACAAAACCGACGACAAATAACtgagatatatattttaatttcttttatgtttatctTTATGCGAGTCttgatttgtgttttcttcTCCTCTTCCTTCCCTGTgatgttaataattttgaattcgCAGTTCATAATTAGTGGGttgaataaaatgttttttcttgtaattttcttttaaattttagttggcAACTAGGGATTCTGATCGAAAAGAAAGACAGTCAGTTATGTACTATTTTGCTGCTTACACCTCTTGATTTTGATTGCTTCCGTTTGAAGAGTTGTGCTATGCTTTCTATTTGACAACCGAGTGTTTTATAcacttatttcttttcattgtgTTGTTTTTTGTAACTTTCAGTTACTTTGAACATTGTAACCTGCATTTACCAATTCAAATTTTGATACTATCCGTGGTAAAGTTTAttcttcataaatatttttgtattaagcTGGCGTAGTAAATTTTAGATTTGAACATTGTGTTTTGTAGCGGATGCTttgcaaattcagttattttgaaCATTGCAATCTACATTCACCATTTTGTTTCTGACTTGTAGGAAAGATTGATCATGCTCTGTATATTTACCATATAGCTTGCTTAGTAAATTGTAGATTTGACAATGATGTGCAACGAGGCTTTGCAAATTTCAGTTTCAGTCAGTCATCACGAACATTGTAATGTACATGTAATGTTGAATTGGAAAGATTTGTTCTatctaaaagatatattttgattgtatTTAGCTTGTCTAGTAATTTGTGAAGTCATTGTAGGGAACATCCTGCAGAAAAATAACTTAGTTGTTTTGCTTTCTTTGGATGTTTAACATTAAATCAATTGGTGTTAAGTACTATTACTATTATTGTGTTAGGATGATGGAATTGGAATTATAGTTTAGAATTATTATTGTAACTCCAATTTTATAGATCTCGTGTATGGGTTTTGCAAAGAATTAGACAGaattagaattaaaaatgataagatCTAAAGTTTGAAAGTAATTATGATAATGGTGGTAGTGGTAGTAGTGGTTGGTAGCAGTGGGAGTGCTGACAGGGTGGTTGTAGTAAGGATGGTAGTGGTAGCTGCAGTGGTGGTGGCAatagaaagagggagagaggtTGCACAGTGTGGGGATGAGGAATCAAGAATTTTAGGGTGTTGTTTAGGAATTGGAAATGACTAgtactatttttttgtaattcccTGGACTGATCTTCGAATTTATGATTTGAATTCCAAAAGGACcaccaaacataaaaattagaattagagTTAACAGGCAGAGTTCCAATTTCAAGCTTCAATTCCATGTTTAACTCCAAAACACCAAATAGACACCTATAGATATTTGCTACCACTTAATAATTAATCCAAAAGGAAGGACTATTGCCATTGTTAATTAATTGAACATTTCAGATTATTTGTTTGAGGTTTCTGATTTCTTTGATTAACTTGAATAAGGAttcaattattctttttttacattttttttatcatttatgatGTAGGAATACATATCATGGTATAATTTGGGTTTtgggttttaatttttgtataactGAAAATTCATATAGCATGTCAGAGAAACCACCGATTAATTTGCAAATTAGGGACATGAGGTAATTtccataaataagaaaagagataaaatattgTCCAGGAAAAGGCTCTTGTTCATATATTTTGTTGATGATCTTTCAGTTTAGTAGTTGGTCTTGATAAAACCAACTGGTAAAAGGGTGAGaaaagtgaagaagaagaacactcaagaaattgtagaactttaattaattaattgtatccCTTAGTCAGTTGGGGCATCCCACAAATAGTGGGATTTAACTTCTAATTCATTTCCTATTCTACTGTGGTTTCTAATGTATATAGCTCACCCGTGGATTTATTATTCAGTATCACTGAAATCTctattttctaagttatttgaGGATGATATAGCAAAATAAACAGCTATCAAAAGATGGTTGAGGTCATCCATATGTATTTCTGATAATGATTGTGCAACATTTAGCTTAGAGCCTCCTCATTCAGGATTATAAATAAAGATGGACAGTCATCTCAGTAGATTTCAGCTTAGAACCGTAGTTTAAGTGGCCTTTTAACACAACTTAAAGAGAAAGATATATCCAGTTTGAGATTCTCTGATATTCTTATTACAAGACTTGGCTGAGTGCAAAATCAATACAATGGCGTTCAGCTTTGTGtgatttttgaataataaataggGCCTTCAGCATCTTTTATAGGTTCCTTCCATGTATTTTCTTTGTATTGATGTTTTATAATCAGCTTGAAATTATTGTTCCCCTCAAATATCAATTGAGCTAAGGTAAGTTTCTGGTGGAGAAACCAGCTAATAAGCAAAAATAGTTTCAACTTATTGGATTGATTGTGGCTGTAGGTCTTAATAAAgccttgtaagttgtaactacTAACAATTGTTAATTGGGGACTATAATGGTTGCTATAGTGTATAGCTCTGTGCTGGTGTAGTGCCTCTTGTGTAATGCTACATTCTTAGCTTTTAGGCTAGAAAAACAGTTTGTTGTGTCTTTCTGAACAGGACTAACcgttttttataacattttctgTAGGAGTTTGTGATCTGAGTATAAAGATGGAGCTGAGTAGCATCAAAGATGCATTTGATCGTGTAGCCAAGAAGCAAAAATTATCCTCTTCCAAGTCTCAAGAAGTTGTTGACCAGGTGGGGTGTGAAATTGAGCAAGCATTGGCAACAATTCAGTCATCACATGACCCCTCAGCTCCTGTTGACCAGAAATCTGTTCTCACAGAACTTAAGTTTAAGCTTAATGCTATTGGACCACTTCAACAGTTGGAAGGATCAAATAAGGAATTGAACATAAGTCTTACCAAGTATCAAAAActccttgaaaaattgttaaACCCTGACATATCAAAGGCATACAGAAATGTGGACTTTGATACTCATATTGTCAATCAGATAATTGCAAACCACTTTTACCATCAAGGTTTGTTTGATCTTGGAGATAGCATCATAAATGAGGCTGGAGAGCCTGATGCAGCTGCACTTAGATCTCAATTTTTGGAAATGCATCAGATTATTGGAGCTATGAGGGAGAGAAACCTTCAGCCTGCTCTCACATGGGTCTCTGCTAATCGAGAGAAACTTGTTCAGATTGGTTCAAATCTTGAGCTTAAGATTCACACGTTGCAGTTTGTAGAGGTCCTGCAAAATGGAACACGAGCTGATGCCTTAAAATATGCCCGAACATACCTTGCTCCTTTTGCTTCTCTCAACAAGGGTGAGTTCCCAAAGCTTATGGGTTGCCTCTTGTATGCAGGAAGGCTAGAGAGCTCCCCTTATTCTGAGCTGTTGTCCCCAATTCATTGGGAGATGACAACTGAAGAGCTCACACGGCAGTTCTGCACTCTCCTGGGTCAGTCCTATGAGAACCCACTGAGTGTAGCAGTTGCAGCAGGAGTTGAGGGGTTGCCTACACTGTTAAAGCTTGCAAATGTAATGGCAGCAAAGAAGCAGGAGTGGCAGGAAATGAAGCAGTTGCCGGTGCCGGTTGAATTGGGTAAGGAGTTTCAGTTCCATTCGATTTTTGTTTGCCCTGTGAGTAGGGATCAAGGAAGTGAAGAAAATCCTCCAATGCTGCTGCCATGCTTACATGTCCTTTGCAAACAATCAATTATGAAGCTATCAAAAAACAGCACCCGAACATTCAAGTGTCCATACTGTCCAGCCGAAGCTACTGTTGCAAACTGCAAACAGCTGTATTTCTGATGATGTTTATGTATTTTATCTCTTCCATACATTTCATTTGTGCAAATACAGCATTTACAGCTTTCTGGTTGTAtataaatattcta of the Glycine max cultivar Williams 82 chromosome 13, Glycine_max_v4.0, whole genome shotgun sequence genome contains:
- the LOC100799584 gene encoding protein RMD5 homolog, with translation MELSSIKDAFDRVAKKQKLSSSKSQEVVDQVGCEIEQALATIQSSHDPSAPVDQKSVLTELKFKLNAIGPLQQLEGSNKELNISLTKYQKLLEKLLNPDISKAYRNVDFDTHIVNQIIANHFYHQGLFDLGDSIINEAGEPDAAALRSQFLEMHQIIGAMRERNLQPALTWVSANREKLVQIGSNLELKIHTLQFVEVLQNGTRADALKYARTYLAPFASLNKGEFPKLMGCLLYAGRLESSPYSELLSPIHWEMTTEELTRQFCTLLGQSYENPLSVAVAAGVEGLPTLLKLANVMAAKKQEWQEMKQLPVPVELGKEFQFHSIFVCPVSRDQGSEENPPMLLPCLHVLCKQSIMKLSKNSTRTFKCPYCPAEATVANCKQLYF
- the LOC100799071 gene encoding Peptide methionine sulfoxide reductase B2, chloroplastic-like (The RefSeq protein has 2 substitutions compared to this genomic sequence) — encoded protein: MGLSILRSTSISTPISSSKSKPIFSTLVRSSFASISPTKCVTPTTLFVSATPFFTASPKRGFRGGIVAMAAAGSLRKSEEEWRAVLSPEQFRILRQKGTEFPGTGEYDKFFDEGVYNCAGCGTPLYRSLTKFNSGCGWPAFYEGIPGAINRNPDPDGMRTEITCAACGGHLGHVFKGEGFPTPTYERHCVNSISLKFVPANS